From one Microbispora sp. ZYX-F-249 genomic stretch:
- a CDS encoding cellulose binding domain-containing protein yields PLSNSGQESAARTFNAAIPGIVQSKVNSGKRVHLVDMHSKLTTADLIDGIHPTATGYDKMAAAWYAALQTVSGSIGQPGGTSSPSPSPSPSPSASPSSSPSSSPSSPGGKSCSAAYSVTGQWQGGFQASVTVTAGGSAISSWTVSWRFGDGQTVTQSWNATIGASGSQVTARNVSYNGALGAGASTEFGFLGSWNGANGVPALTCTAA; encoded by the coding sequence CCCGCTGTCGAACTCCGGGCAGGAGTCGGCGGCCCGGACCTTCAACGCGGCGATCCCCGGCATCGTGCAGTCCAAGGTCAACAGCGGCAAGCGGGTGCATCTGGTCGACATGCACAGCAAGCTGACCACCGCCGACCTGATCGACGGCATCCATCCCACCGCGACCGGCTACGACAAGATGGCAGCGGCCTGGTACGCCGCGCTCCAGACGGTCTCCGGCAGCATCGGCCAGCCCGGCGGCACCTCCAGCCCGAGCCCGAGTCCAAGCCCGAGCCCGAGTGCCAGCCCTTCGTCGAGCCCGTCGTCGAGCCCGTCGTCGCCGGGTGGGAAGTCGTGCTCGGCCGCGTACTCCGTCACCGGGCAGTGGCAGGGCGGTTTCCAGGCCTCGGTGACCGTCACCGCGGGTGGCTCGGCCATCTCCTCCTGGACCGTCAGCTGGCGGTTCGGCGACGGCCAGACGGTCACGCAGTCGTGGAACGCCACGATCGGCGCGAGTGGATCGCAGGTCACCGCCCGCAACGTGAGCTACAACGGCGCCCTGGGCGCCGGTGCGAGCACGGAGTTCGGCTTCCTCGGCAGTTGGAACGGCGCCAACGGCGTGCCGGCGCTGACCTGCACCGCGGCCTGA